One stretch of Amycolatopsis sp. 195334CR DNA includes these proteins:
- a CDS encoding thioesterase II family protein — translation MPSPSAIDTDLWIRRYHPARAGAPRVVCFPHAGGSASWYHPMSAALSPRAEVCSVQYPGRQDRRGERPVDDVTELAGRIAGVLAGLADRPLVFFGHSMGAVVAYEVARAFAARGLEAPAHLIASGRRGPGTHRDERVHERDDDGIIAELKLLSGTDTRVLGDEEILRMIMPAVRADYRAVETYRPAPGPRLSCPVTVLTGDRDPKTELGEAHAWAEVTDGPVEVKVYPGGHFFLTRHLEAVLELTAGIAHLA, via the coding sequence CACCGACCTCTGGATCCGCCGCTACCACCCGGCGCGGGCCGGGGCGCCGCGGGTGGTCTGCTTCCCGCACGCCGGGGGTTCCGCCAGCTGGTACCACCCGATGTCCGCCGCGTTGTCCCCGCGCGCGGAGGTGTGCTCGGTGCAGTACCCGGGCCGCCAGGACCGCCGCGGCGAGCGCCCGGTCGACGACGTGACCGAGCTGGCGGGGCGGATCGCCGGCGTGCTGGCCGGGCTGGCCGACCGGCCGCTGGTGTTCTTCGGGCACAGCATGGGCGCGGTGGTGGCCTACGAGGTGGCGCGGGCCTTCGCCGCCCGTGGCCTCGAAGCGCCGGCGCACCTGATCGCCTCCGGCCGCCGCGGCCCGGGCACGCACCGGGACGAACGCGTCCACGAACGCGACGACGACGGGATCATCGCCGAGCTGAAACTGCTCAGCGGCACCGACACCCGGGTGCTCGGCGACGAGGAGATCCTGCGGATGATCATGCCCGCGGTCCGCGCCGACTACCGCGCCGTCGAGACCTACCGGCCCGCGCCCGGTCCCCGGCTGAGCTGCCCGGTCACCGTGCTCACCGGCGACCGCGATCCGAAGACCGAGCTCGGCGAGGCGCACGCGTGGGCCGAGGTGACCGACGGCCCGGTCGAGGTGAAGGTCTACCCGGGCGGGCACTTCTTCCTCACCCGCCACCTCGAAGCGGTGCTGGAGCTGACCGCGGGCATCGCGCACCTCGCCTGA